A single window of Marinobacter sp. LA51 DNA harbors:
- a CDS encoding YecA family protein has protein sequence MLSNSDIDALEDILFAEPWGEDALDFFGFHGVVCASVVGPAELSAEEIFRLATGVQAVPDSGVPEVFRSCVQQLASAMAHALDMGQALELPEPEDGDPMNALENWCAGFVDTFLEREEEWLEAASEEETADLLVPMLTLSGLFEDEDFQNVRNSEKLSRQMADAIPDSLTDLYLLFHAPD, from the coding sequence ATGCTATCCAATTCCGACATTGATGCGCTGGAAGACATCCTGTTTGCCGAGCCCTGGGGCGAAGACGCCCTGGACTTCTTCGGCTTTCACGGCGTCGTCTGCGCCAGCGTGGTCGGCCCGGCAGAACTGAGCGCGGAAGAAATCTTCCGCCTCGCTACTGGCGTCCAAGCGGTGCCAGATAGCGGGGTCCCGGAAGTCTTCCGTAGCTGCGTTCAGCAACTGGCTTCGGCCATGGCCCACGCCCTGGATATGGGCCAGGCCCTGGAATTGCCAGAACCGGAAGACGGCGACCCGATGAACGCACTGGAAAACTGGTGCGCCGGGTTTGTCGACACCTTCCTGGAGCGTGAAGAAGAATGGCTGGAAGCGGCCAGCGAGGAGGAGACCGCAGATCTGCTGGTGCCAATGCTGACGCTGTCCGGGTTGTTCGAAGACGAGGATTTCCAGAACGTCCGCAACAGCGAGAAGCTGTCACGGCAAATGGCGGATGCTATCCCGGATTCTCTGACCGACCTGTACCTGCTGTTCCACGCACCGGATTAA
- a CDS encoding PHP domain-containing protein, which produces MTIPQDLDLCIDLHCHSTVSDGALSPTDLVSRAVERGVTHLALTDHDTIAGLAEAHSAAAEKGLEIIPGIELSCLWKSRTIHVVGLDFDPENPAFQQALEQQNENRWARARMIADRLSKLKVPDLLERATAASGGDVPGRPHFAKVLVEAEVVSNPAQAFKRHLGAGKPGDVKAYWPELSEVVKWINDAGGIAVLAHPRKYQLTATKLRDLTADFRRAGGRAIEVITSGQSSGDLGFLVELCRREQLLASQGSDFHFPGPAWCELGRIMKMPDGLEPVWHYFKTPVGVPAPV; this is translated from the coding sequence GTGACTATACCGCAAGACCTTGATTTGTGCATCGATCTGCACTGCCACAGCACCGTCTCCGACGGCGCCTTGTCACCGACTGACCTGGTAAGCCGTGCAGTGGAGCGGGGCGTGACCCATCTGGCGCTGACCGACCATGACACCATTGCCGGTCTGGCTGAAGCGCATAGCGCTGCCGCCGAGAAAGGCCTGGAGATCATTCCCGGTATCGAGCTGTCTTGTCTTTGGAAGAGCCGCACTATTCATGTGGTTGGTCTGGATTTCGATCCTGAGAACCCCGCTTTTCAGCAAGCGCTTGAGCAACAGAATGAAAACCGATGGGCGAGGGCGCGGATGATTGCTGATCGTCTGAGCAAGCTGAAGGTGCCTGATCTGTTGGAGCGGGCGACTGCTGCATCAGGTGGTGACGTGCCGGGTCGGCCTCATTTCGCCAAGGTGTTGGTCGAAGCAGAAGTCGTCAGTAACCCCGCTCAGGCCTTTAAGCGCCACCTGGGTGCTGGTAAGCCGGGTGATGTGAAAGCCTACTGGCCGGAGTTGTCCGAGGTGGTGAAGTGGATCAACGATGCCGGTGGGATTGCAGTACTGGCGCACCCGCGCAAATACCAGCTTACCGCGACCAAGCTGCGGGACCTGACCGCGGACTTTCGGCGCGCGGGTGGGCGGGCTATCGAGGTTATAACCTCAGGCCAGTCCAGTGGTGATCTCGGCTTTCTGGTGGAGCTGTGCCGCCGCGAACAGTTGCTGGCATCCCAGGGCAGCGACTTTCACTTCCCGGGGCCTGCCTGGTGTGAGCTGGGCCGTATAATGAAAATGCCAGACGGGCTTGAGCCGGTCTGGCATTATTTCAAAACTCCTGTGGGCGTGCCCGCACCGGTTTAA